The Cellulomonas sp. S1-8 genome has a window encoding:
- a CDS encoding ABC transporter ATP-binding protein: protein MGMGLGMPGQKSMDFRGSMRRLLTALRPERARLVAVLVLGALSVAAAVTGPKLLGTATDVLFEGVVSRQLVPFAPAGASQQQAVEALRAAGQDTLADMVSGMAAVTVGAGVDFDRLRSILLVVLAVYVAAFLFGWMQGRLTARAVQNTVLRMRSDVEAKLGRVPLSYFDQQPRGELLSRVTNDIDNVAQTVQQTLSQLVTSVLTVIGVLAMMFWISPLLALVALVTVPLSVVIAAAIAKRSQPQFVEQWAWTGKLNAHIEEMFTGHALVTVFGRQQEAAATFAERNERLYESAFRAQFISGIIQPALGFVANLNYLVVAVVGGLRVASGTLTLGDVQAFIQYSRQFTQPITQIASMANLLQSGVASAERVFELLDAEEQSPDPEQPAVLPARVQGRVAFEDVSFRYEPGTPLIEHLSVVAEPGQTVAIVGPTGAGKTTLVNLVMRFYEVDGGRITLDGVDTRDLTRDALRSQIGMVLQDTWLYQGTITENIAYGVDGATHEQVVEAAVATHVDRFVRTLPDGYDTVLDDEGAAVSAGEKQLLTIARAFLADPAILILDEATSSVDTRTEVLVQHAMNALRVGRTSFVIAHRLSTIRDADVILVMEHGQIVEKGTHDELIAAGGAYARLYESQFAAASAPVD from the coding sequence ATGGGGATGGGCCTGGGCATGCCCGGGCAGAAGTCGATGGACTTCCGTGGCTCGATGCGCCGCCTGCTCACCGCGCTGCGACCCGAGCGGGCGCGTCTGGTGGCGGTCCTCGTGCTCGGCGCGCTGTCGGTCGCCGCGGCCGTCACCGGCCCCAAGCTGCTCGGCACCGCGACCGACGTGCTCTTCGAGGGCGTCGTGTCGCGCCAGCTCGTGCCCTTCGCCCCCGCCGGTGCCTCGCAGCAGCAGGCCGTCGAGGCGCTGCGGGCCGCGGGGCAGGACACGCTGGCCGACATGGTCAGCGGCATGGCGGCCGTGACGGTCGGTGCCGGCGTCGACTTCGATCGGCTCCGCTCGATCCTGCTGGTCGTGCTCGCCGTCTACGTGGCCGCGTTCCTGTTCGGCTGGATGCAGGGCCGGCTCACGGCGCGCGCCGTGCAGAACACGGTGCTCCGCATGCGCTCCGACGTCGAGGCGAAGCTGGGTCGCGTCCCGTTGTCGTACTTCGACCAGCAGCCGCGTGGCGAGCTGCTGTCGCGGGTCACCAACGACATCGACAACGTGGCCCAGACCGTCCAGCAGACGCTGTCGCAGCTGGTCACCTCGGTGCTGACGGTGATCGGCGTGCTCGCCATGATGTTCTGGATCTCCCCGCTCCTCGCACTGGTCGCGCTGGTGACGGTGCCGCTCTCCGTGGTGATCGCGGCGGCCATCGCCAAGCGGTCGCAGCCGCAGTTCGTCGAGCAGTGGGCGTGGACGGGCAAGCTCAACGCGCACATCGAGGAGATGTTCACCGGGCACGCGCTAGTGACCGTCTTCGGTCGGCAGCAGGAGGCAGCGGCGACGTTCGCGGAGCGCAACGAACGCCTCTACGAGTCGGCCTTCCGGGCGCAGTTCATCTCCGGCATCATCCAGCCGGCACTCGGGTTCGTCGCCAACCTCAACTACCTGGTCGTGGCCGTCGTCGGCGGGCTGCGCGTCGCCTCGGGCACCTTGACGCTCGGCGACGTCCAGGCGTTCATCCAGTACAGCCGGCAGTTCACGCAGCCGATCACGCAGATCGCCTCGATGGCCAACCTGCTGCAGTCCGGGGTCGCCTCGGCCGAGCGGGTGTTCGAGCTGCTCGACGCCGAGGAGCAGTCCCCGGACCCCGAGCAGCCCGCCGTGCTGCCCGCACGGGTGCAGGGACGTGTCGCGTTCGAGGACGTGTCGTTCCGCTACGAGCCGGGCACGCCGCTGATCGAGCACCTGTCGGTCGTCGCCGAGCCGGGGCAGACCGTCGCGATCGTCGGACCCACCGGGGCCGGCAAGACCACGCTGGTCAACCTCGTCATGCGGTTCTACGAGGTCGACGGCGGGCGGATCACGCTCGACGGCGTCGACACCCGTGACCTCACGCGCGACGCGCTGCGCTCCCAGATCGGCATGGTGCTGCAGGACACCTGGCTGTACCAGGGGACCATCACCGAGAACATCGCGTACGGCGTCGACGGCGCCACGCACGAGCAGGTCGTCGAGGCGGCGGTCGCGACCCACGTCGACCGCTTCGTGCGGACCCTGCCCGACGGGTACGACACGGTCCTGGACGACGAGGGCGCCGCGGTGTCCGCGGGGGAGAAGCAGCTGCTGACGATCGCGCGGGCGTTCCTGGCCGACCCGGCGATCCTCATCCTCGACGAGGCGACGTCGTCGGTCGACACGCGCACCGAGGTGCTGGTGCAGCACGCGATGAACGCGCTGCGGGTCGGGCGCACGTCGTTCGTCATCGCGCACCGCCTCTCCACGATCCGCGACGCGGACGTCATCCTCGTCATGGAGCACGGGCAGATCGTCGAGAAGGGCACCCACGACGAGCTCATCGCGGCGGGCGGCGCGTACGCGCGGCTGTACGAGAGCCAGTTCGCGGCGGCGTCCGCACCCGTGGACTGA
- a CDS encoding ABC transporter ATP-binding protein — protein sequence MLVRLLREHLRPYRGAVTAVLVLQLVQVIATLWLPSLNADIIDDGVAQGDTATIWRLGGVMLAISLVQVVASVAAVWFGARAAMAFGRDVRARLFDQVQSFSQQEMGTFGAPTLITRTTNDVQQVQMVVFMTFVFLVMAPLMLVGGVVMSLREDVGLSGLLLVIVPVLAVIIGLIVSRMVPWFRQMQQRIDAVNRVMREQLAGVRVVRAFVRERYEAARFEVANENLYTASLRAGLLFALMFPVVMLVMNVSSVSVVWFGARRVDAGEMQIGSLIAFLSYIMFVLMAVMMSSMMVVMVPRAMVSADRIGEVLDTGTTVVPPAQPVAFPSGPDARPGVLEVRGVEFRYPGAEHAVLQDVSFVAEPGRTTAVIGSTGSGKTTLLHLVPRLYDVTGGQVLVDGVDVRDADPIALGSLIGFVPQRPYLFTGTVRSNLEFGRPDASDEDLWHALDVAQARDFVEALPEQLDAPIAQGGTNLSGGQRQRLAIARALVRRPSIYLFDDSFSALDYATDAALRAALAPETRDATVVVVAQRVATIRHADRILVLDEGRVVGDGTHEELLASNETYQEIVYSQLSAQEAA from the coding sequence ATGCTCGTACGACTGCTCCGGGAGCATCTGCGCCCGTACCGGGGCGCCGTCACCGCCGTGCTCGTCCTGCAGCTCGTGCAGGTCATCGCGACCCTGTGGCTCCCGAGCCTCAACGCCGACATCATCGACGACGGCGTCGCGCAGGGCGACACCGCGACGATCTGGCGGCTCGGCGGGGTGATGCTCGCGATCAGCCTCGTGCAGGTCGTCGCGTCGGTCGCAGCGGTGTGGTTCGGTGCGCGCGCGGCGATGGCGTTCGGGCGGGACGTGCGGGCGCGGCTGTTCGACCAGGTGCAGTCCTTCTCGCAGCAGGAGATGGGCACGTTCGGTGCGCCGACCCTCATCACGCGCACGACGAACGACGTGCAGCAGGTGCAGATGGTCGTGTTCATGACGTTCGTGTTCCTCGTGATGGCGCCGCTCATGCTCGTCGGCGGCGTGGTGATGTCGCTGCGCGAGGACGTCGGCCTGTCGGGCCTGCTGCTCGTGATCGTGCCGGTCCTGGCCGTCATCATCGGGCTGATCGTGTCGCGGATGGTGCCGTGGTTCCGGCAGATGCAGCAGCGGATCGACGCGGTGAACCGGGTCATGCGCGAGCAGCTCGCCGGGGTCCGCGTGGTCCGGGCGTTCGTCCGCGAGCGGTACGAGGCAGCCCGATTCGAGGTCGCCAACGAGAACCTGTACACGGCGTCGTTGCGTGCGGGCCTGCTGTTCGCCCTGATGTTCCCGGTGGTCATGCTGGTGATGAACGTCTCGAGCGTCTCGGTCGTGTGGTTCGGTGCCCGTCGCGTCGACGCCGGCGAGATGCAGATCGGCTCGCTCATCGCGTTCCTCAGCTACATCATGTTCGTCCTCATGGCCGTGATGATGAGCTCGATGATGGTCGTCATGGTGCCGCGCGCGATGGTGTCGGCCGACCGCATCGGCGAGGTCCTCGACACCGGGACGACCGTCGTGCCGCCGGCGCAGCCCGTCGCGTTCCCGTCCGGTCCGGACGCGCGTCCCGGCGTGCTCGAGGTGCGCGGCGTCGAGTTCCGGTACCCGGGGGCGGAGCACGCGGTCCTGCAGGACGTGTCGTTCGTCGCCGAGCCCGGCCGCACGACCGCCGTCATCGGGTCGACCGGCTCGGGCAAGACGACGCTGCTGCACCTCGTGCCGCGGCTGTACGACGTGACCGGGGGGCAGGTGCTCGTCGACGGGGTCGACGTCCGGGACGCGGACCCGATCGCGCTCGGCTCCCTCATCGGGTTCGTGCCGCAGCGCCCCTACCTGTTCACGGGGACCGTGCGGAGCAACCTGGAGTTCGGTCGACCGGACGCGAGCGACGAGGACCTGTGGCACGCGCTCGACGTCGCCCAGGCGCGCGACTTCGTCGAGGCGCTGCCCGAGCAGCTCGACGCGCCGATCGCGCAGGGCGGGACCAACCTGTCCGGTGGGCAGCGCCAACGCCTCGCGATCGCGCGGGCCCTGGTGCGTCGGCCCAGCATCTACCTGTTCGACGACTCGTTCTCGGCGCTCGACTACGCCACCGACGCCGCGCTGCGTGCCGCGCTGGCGCCCGAGACGCGCGACGCGACGGTCGTCGTGGTCGCGCAGCGGGTCGCGACGATCCGGCACGCCGATCGCATCCTCGTGCTCGACGAGGGGCGTGTCGTCGGCGACGGCACCCACGAGGAGCTCCTGGCGTCGAACGAGACGTACCAGGAGATCGTGTACTCCCAGCTGAGCGCGCAGGAGGCGGCGTGA
- a CDS encoding endo-1,4-beta-xylanase yields MSDHPTTPATVASAAVADRDVAHRTRTRTVQVLDRSGTPLAGSSVTVEQTAHDLGFGCIGFDAVYRAGRRLAGTPAAPGEDELFDRLDALWFDLFNTATLPFYWGTFEPQEGHPRTAALRAAAEHYVSRGARVKGHPLVWHTVAPQWLVPKPDDEVLRLLRARVERDASEFAGLVDTWDAINEVVIMPVFTKDDNAVTRVAKTVGRVGMVRLAFEEARAANPSATLLLNDFDMSADYEHLIEECLAAGIQIDALGLQSHMHQGTWGKEKTLDVLERFGRFGLPIHFTEITLMSGDHMPKHLDDLNDHQVESWPSTPEGLERQKQDAVELYTTLVADPHVQAITYWGMSDHGMWLNAPGGLVFADGTPKPSYDALHGLIRGQWWLAPTAVTTDAEGRVQVSGLPGRYAVVVGDQRTEVVVGEDEHEAVVTLA; encoded by the coding sequence ATGTCCGACCACCCGACCACGCCCGCCACCGTCGCGAGCGCGGCCGTCGCCGACCGCGACGTCGCGCACCGCACCCGCACCCGCACCGTCCAGGTCCTGGACCGGTCCGGCACCCCCCTCGCGGGGTCGTCCGTGACGGTGGAGCAGACCGCGCACGACCTCGGGTTCGGGTGCATCGGCTTCGACGCGGTCTACCGTGCGGGACGCCGGCTCGCCGGCACCCCGGCCGCACCGGGCGAGGACGAGCTGTTCGACCGCCTCGACGCGCTCTGGTTCGACCTGTTCAACACCGCGACCCTGCCGTTCTACTGGGGCACGTTCGAGCCGCAGGAGGGGCACCCCCGCACCGCGGCGCTGCGCGCCGCCGCCGAGCACTACGTCTCGCGCGGAGCACGCGTCAAGGGTCACCCCCTGGTCTGGCACACCGTCGCCCCGCAGTGGCTCGTCCCGAAGCCGGACGACGAGGTCCTGCGGCTGCTGCGCGCCCGCGTCGAGCGTGACGCGTCGGAGTTCGCCGGGCTCGTCGACACGTGGGACGCGATCAACGAGGTCGTGATCATGCCGGTGTTCACCAAGGACGACAACGCCGTCACGCGCGTCGCCAAGACGGTCGGACGCGTCGGCATGGTGCGCCTGGCGTTCGAGGAGGCGCGGGCCGCCAACCCGTCGGCGACTCTCCTGCTCAACGACTTCGACATGTCCGCCGACTACGAGCACCTCATCGAGGAGTGCCTCGCCGCCGGCATCCAGATCGACGCGCTGGGTCTGCAGAGCCACATGCACCAGGGCACGTGGGGCAAGGAGAAGACGCTCGACGTGCTCGAGCGTTTCGGCCGGTTCGGCCTGCCGATCCACTTCACCGAGATCACCCTGATGTCCGGTGACCACATGCCGAAGCACCTCGACGACCTCAACGACCACCAGGTCGAGAGCTGGCCCAGCACGCCCGAGGGCCTCGAGCGCCAGAAGCAGGACGCCGTCGAGCTGTACACGACGCTCGTCGCCGACCCGCACGTGCAGGCCATCACGTACTGGGGGATGTCCGACCACGGCATGTGGCTCAACGCGCCGGGCGGTCTGGTGTTCGCGGACGGCACGCCCAAGCCGTCGTACGACGCGCTGCACGGCCTGATCCGTGGGCAGTGGTGGCTCGCGCCGACGGCCGTGACGACCGACGCCGAGGGCCGGGTCCAGGTCAGCGGCCTGCCCGGCCGGTACGCGGTGGTGGTGGGCGACCAGCGCACCGAGGTGGTCGTCGGCGAGGACGAGCACGAGGCCGTCGTCACCCTCGCGTGA